ATCGTGCCTCATCTTGGAACATGAGTCTCAGCGGGAGATCTTCTTGCCATCCTTGTGTGTTATCTTGGACTATGAATTTGAGTTTTTTTTCCAAGCCTCTTGCGCCTCGACATCCGCCGCTACATGACGTTTATCGGGAGCCAATTTTCGCCAGCCATGTCGGTGCAAGAGGTTGTAGGCTGAGGAAAGAGGAATCTTTCGCCCAAGTCGTTGTTCGAGGGCCTGATGTATCTCGGCTACGACAAGGATTCCTCCTTCCTTTGCTTTTTGGAAAAATGGCTCAAGAAAATCTTTTTCTGCTTCAGGTGTGAGGTTTTGACGCCTTC
Above is a window of Desulfovibrio inopinatus DSM 10711 DNA encoding:
- a CDS encoding helix-turn-helix domain-containing protein, with the translated sequence RRQNLTPEAEKDFLEPFFQKAKEGGILVVAEIHQALEQRLGRKIPLSSAYNLLHRHGWRKLAPDKRHVAADVEAQEAWKKNSNS